From Acinetobacter suaedae, one genomic window encodes:
- a CDS encoding ABC transporter ATP-binding protein, translating to MNNKSPLDAEALIEVRNLSFNRGERVIYDDISLKIRRGQITAIMGPSGTGKTTLLRLIGGQLVPDQGEVLLDGQNIATMSRHELFAARARMGMLFQSGALFTDMSVYENVAFPIRAHTKLPEHLIAELVGLKLESVGLRGAEKLMPSELSGGMNRRVALARAIALDPDLIMYDEPFAGQDPIVMGVLTRLIRSLREALDLTTIIVSHDVAETLSIADYIYVVAEGKIQGEGSPEQLKNHASPFVRQFLTGSIEGPVEYQFTHQAYLDNEVRP from the coding sequence ATGAATAACAAATCTCCTCTCGATGCTGAAGCCTTAATTGAAGTTAGAAACTTAAGCTTTAATCGAGGAGAACGCGTCATCTATGACGATATCAGTCTTAAAATTCGACGTGGTCAAATTACTGCAATTATGGGACCTTCTGGTACAGGTAAGACCACTTTGCTTCGTTTGATTGGTGGACAATTAGTCCCAGACCAAGGCGAAGTGCTGCTGGATGGTCAAAATATTGCGACGATGTCACGTCATGAGCTTTTTGCAGCTCGTGCGCGTATGGGGATGTTATTCCAGAGTGGTGCTTTATTCACAGATATGTCTGTGTATGAAAATGTTGCTTTCCCGATTCGCGCACATACCAAGCTACCAGAGCATCTCATTGCTGAACTGGTGGGTTTAAAGCTTGAATCTGTTGGGTTACGTGGTGCTGAGAAATTAATGCCTTCTGAGCTTTCAGGCGGGATGAATCGTCGAGTGGCTTTGGCACGTGCAATTGCACTAGATCCAGACCTTATTATGTATGATGAACCTTTTGCCGGGCAAGATCCGATTGTCATGGGTGTCTTGACGCGCCTAATTCGATCTTTGCGAGAAGCACTTGATTTAACTACAATTATTGTTTCGCATGACGTTGCGGAAACATTGTCAATTGCTGACTATATTTATGTTGTTGCAGAAGGAAAAATTCAGGGTGAGGGCTCACCTGAACAACTAAAAAATCATGCTTCACCATTTGTTCGTCAGTTTCTAACAGGTTCAATAGAAGGGCCTGTTGAATATCAATTTACGCATCAAGCATATTTAGATAACGAGGTTCGTCCATGA
- a CDS encoding inositol monophosphatase family protein, producing MEPMVVMAARAAQTVGQELLKAHQNRHKLDLQVEEKGIDGPVTRVDRYLEQLTIDTLRKSYKNHSFLGEEFGMQEGKGHDADWCWVIDPLDGTQNFINGFPHFCISIAVQHKGVTQHGVIYDPVRDELFSASRGRGAVMNQRRIRANVKESLENTFLAVGHPYRAKRNGEIVSYAEQHFASLLAVTKSGAQIRRGGSAALDLAYVAAGRFDGFFELGLKPWDIAAGELIVKEAGGVVVDARGGNDSFDNGQVLACSLKMLKPLMQTVVPAWGEAAK from the coding sequence ATGGAACCTATGGTGGTTATGGCTGCGCGTGCGGCTCAAACAGTTGGTCAAGAGCTTTTAAAGGCACATCAAAATCGTCATAAACTCGATTTACAAGTTGAAGAAAAAGGCATTGATGGTCCAGTAACGCGTGTAGATCGTTACTTGGAGCAACTTACAATTGATACCCTTCGCAAAAGTTATAAAAACCACAGCTTTCTTGGTGAAGAGTTTGGTATGCAAGAAGGTAAAGGTCACGATGCAGATTGGTGTTGGGTGATTGATCCTTTAGATGGTACACAAAACTTTATCAATGGTTTTCCTCATTTCTGTATTTCTATTGCTGTACAACACAAAGGTGTAACTCAACACGGTGTGATCTACGATCCAGTGCGTGATGAGTTGTTTTCTGCGAGTCGCGGTCGCGGTGCGGTGATGAACCAACGTCGTATTCGTGCCAATGTCAAAGAAAGTCTTGAAAATACTTTTCTTGCAGTAGGGCATCCGTACCGTGCAAAACGTAATGGTGAAATTGTTTCTTATGCAGAGCAACATTTTGCTTCATTATTGGCAGTGACTAAATCTGGCGCGCAAATCCGTCGTGGTGGCTCAGCTGCTTTAGATTTAGCATATGTTGCTGCGGGTCGTTTTGATGGTTTCTTTGAATTGGGTTTAAAACCGTGGGATATCGCTGCGGGCGAGTTAATTGTCAAAGAAGCGGGTGGCGTTGTGGTTGATGCTCGTGGTGGTAATGATTCATTTGATAATGGCCAAGTGTTGGCGTGTTCACTTAAGATGTTAAAACCATTGATGCAGACTGTTGTTCCAGCTTGGGGCGAAGCTGCAAAATAA
- a CDS encoding DUF4844 domain-containing protein, with the protein MKLLSIFLVTGLLLLSGCTKANEHNDNSSNRVIEQLHQFQKQDHFASNGYLYSGVEDKKLKELLNQKVAQTAESYIHLYQHSKHPSKEQRLKILSDGIHQINPDTLDTEDREQVATTFEHFLDITGLESSEGILNTWMYGEEINKLIEQNNLSP; encoded by the coding sequence GTGAAATTATTAAGCATTTTCTTAGTAACAGGTCTCCTGTTACTAAGTGGTTGTACTAAAGCGAATGAGCATAACGATAACTCATCAAATAGAGTGATCGAGCAGCTACACCAATTTCAGAAACAAGATCATTTTGCTAGTAATGGTTATCTATATTCAGGCGTAGAAGATAAGAAACTAAAAGAATTATTAAATCAAAAAGTAGCCCAAACTGCTGAATCTTATATTCATCTCTATCAACATTCTAAACACCCCAGCAAAGAACAACGACTTAAGATTCTCTCTGATGGTATCCATCAAATTAATCCTGATACTTTAGATACAGAAGATAGAGAACAAGTTGCTACGACTTTTGAACATTTTTTGGATATAACAGGTTTAGAGAGTTCAGAAGGTATTCTAAATACTTGGATGTATGGTGAAGAAATCAACAAATTGATCGAACAAAATAATCTTTCTCCCTAA
- the hemF gene encoding oxygen-dependent coproporphyrinogen oxidase, whose product MQHPTSADIQRVREFLLDLQARICTGLEQQERAGGGTAEFIIDDWQRTEGGGGRSRVVQNGEVIEKGGVMFSHINISKLPASATERHPQIAGAKAQALGVSLVIHPKNPNIPTSHANVRLFVAEPEGQAPVWWFGGGFDLTPFYPDDEDVQNWHQTAYDLCQPFGENVYAEHKQWCDDYFYLKHRDEQRGVGGLFFDDLNQWDFETCFKYIQAVGNGYLEAILPIFEKHREQPYTEAQREFQLYRRGRYVEYNLVYDRGTLFGLQTGGRIESILVSLPNLAGWSYRPEWEADSPEKRLTDYYLKPRDWLGLNK is encoded by the coding sequence ATGCAGCATCCAACTTCAGCTGATATTCAACGTGTTCGCGAGTTTTTACTCGATCTTCAAGCACGAATTTGTACAGGACTAGAGCAACAGGAACGTGCAGGCGGCGGAACCGCTGAGTTTATCATTGATGATTGGCAACGAACCGAGGGTGGCGGTGGTCGCTCACGGGTTGTGCAAAATGGTGAAGTAATTGAAAAAGGTGGAGTGATGTTCTCCCACATCAATATCAGCAAACTCCCCGCTTCGGCCACTGAACGTCATCCACAAATTGCAGGTGCAAAAGCACAAGCGTTGGGTGTATCACTTGTGATTCATCCTAAAAACCCGAATATTCCAACCTCTCATGCCAATGTACGCCTATTCGTCGCTGAGCCTGAAGGCCAAGCTCCAGTATGGTGGTTTGGTGGTGGTTTTGACTTAACCCCATTTTATCCAGATGATGAGGATGTTCAGAACTGGCATCAAACTGCCTATGACCTATGTCAGCCTTTTGGCGAAAATGTCTATGCTGAACATAAACAATGGTGTGATGATTATTTCTATTTAAAGCATCGTGATGAACAGCGTGGCGTTGGTGGTTTATTCTTTGATGATTTGAATCAGTGGGATTTCGAAACTTGTTTCAAATATATACAGGCCGTAGGAAATGGTTATTTAGAGGCAATCCTACCGATTTTTGAAAAACATCGTGAACAACCTTATACCGAAGCACAGCGTGAGTTCCAACTGTATCGCCGTGGTCGTTATGTTGAATATAATTTAGTTTATGACCGTGGTACTTTATTCGGCCTACAAACAGGTGGACGGATTGAATCCATTCTCGTAAGCTTACCAAATCTGGCTGGCTGGTCTTATCGCCCAGAGTGGGAAGCTGACTCACCTGAGAAACGTCTCACCGATTATTATTTAAAACCAAGAGATTGGTTAGGTTTAAATAAGTAA
- the dxs gene encoding 1-deoxy-D-xylulose-5-phosphate synthase — translation MLYTEIPTQRPVTPLLDGIEHPQQLRQLEQSQLAQVADELRQYILYAAGQSGGHFGANLGVIELTVALHYCFNTPQDRLVWDVGHQAYPHKVLTGRRERITTIRSKNGLAAFPARDESEFDTFGVGHSSTAISAGLGMSLARRYQKDPCEVVAIVGDGAMTAGMAFEAMNDAVAHNADLIVVLNDNDMSISCSTGGFAKHLAAIWETGHLVNVNEHGEAYVQPHPKWTYNSRLHQSATDAADNLFKAIGFDYFGPFDGHDVEQLTQVFQALKKRKGPRLVHVYTKKGKGFAPAEADPITYHAITKIAPVTSTTVKKAPPKYSDVFGQWLCDEAAQDQRLLAITPAMCEGSGMVKFAQHYPERFFDVAIAEQHAVTLAAGMACEGLKPVVAIYSTFLQRGYDQLIHDVALQNLDVTFGIDRAGLVGEDGPTHAGAYDYAFMRTVPNMVIMAPKDENECRQMLHTAYHFNGPTAVRYPRGVGLGVEIQQQMTALEIGKAEIVAEFNSNADQQISILAFGSRVATSVEAAEQFANQHGVGVRVVNMRFVKPLDEQLLRDLASRTQLFVTVEEHAVMAGAGSAVNEFLAQAKIVKPILNLGLPDEFLHQATHQQMLADCGLDAKGILLAIEQAWF, via the coding sequence ATGTTGTATACCGAAATTCCAACTCAACGCCCTGTTACGCCATTGTTAGATGGAATTGAACATCCACAACAATTACGTCAGCTCGAGCAAAGCCAACTCGCACAAGTGGCGGATGAGTTGCGTCAATATATTTTGTATGCGGCAGGACAAAGTGGTGGGCACTTTGGCGCAAATCTAGGTGTTATCGAACTAACGGTAGCATTACATTATTGTTTTAATACACCACAAGATCGCTTAGTTTGGGATGTAGGTCATCAAGCTTATCCACACAAGGTGTTAACAGGACGTCGTGAGCGTATCACAACGATCCGTAGTAAGAATGGCTTAGCAGCGTTCCCTGCGCGTGATGAGTCTGAGTTTGATACTTTTGGTGTAGGGCACTCATCTACTGCAATTTCAGCGGGTCTGGGGATGTCTCTTGCACGTCGTTATCAGAAAGATCCGTGTGAAGTTGTGGCGATCGTTGGTGATGGAGCAATGACAGCTGGGATGGCATTTGAAGCCATGAATGATGCTGTTGCTCACAATGCTGATTTAATTGTCGTATTAAATGACAATGATATGTCTATTTCGTGTAGCACAGGTGGATTTGCCAAACATTTAGCCGCGATTTGGGAAACTGGACATCTTGTTAATGTTAATGAACATGGCGAGGCCTATGTTCAGCCCCATCCAAAATGGACTTATAATTCACGTTTGCATCAATCTGCAACAGATGCTGCTGATAATTTATTTAAAGCGATTGGCTTTGACTATTTTGGCCCATTCGATGGTCATGATGTTGAACAACTGACGCAAGTTTTTCAGGCGTTGAAAAAACGTAAAGGTCCACGTTTAGTTCACGTTTATACTAAAAAAGGTAAAGGTTTTGCGCCAGCTGAGGCCGATCCAATTACTTATCATGCGATTACTAAAATTGCACCAGTAACCTCTACAACCGTTAAGAAAGCACCACCAAAATATTCTGATGTGTTTGGACAATGGTTGTGTGATGAAGCAGCTCAAGATCAACGCTTATTGGCAATTACCCCTGCGATGTGTGAGGGGTCGGGTATGGTTAAGTTCGCCCAACATTATCCTGAACGTTTTTTTGATGTTGCGATTGCCGAACAACATGCAGTGACGTTAGCTGCAGGTATGGCATGTGAAGGTCTAAAACCTGTGGTTGCAATTTATTCAACTTTCTTGCAGCGTGGTTATGATCAATTGATCCATGATGTCGCATTGCAAAATTTGGATGTCACTTTTGGGATTGATCGTGCAGGTTTAGTCGGTGAAGATGGTCCAACGCATGCTGGGGCTTATGATTATGCCTTTATGCGGACTGTCCCAAATATGGTCATCATGGCACCAAAAGATGAAAATGAATGCCGTCAAATGCTACATACTGCTTATCATTTTAATGGACCAACAGCAGTAAGATATCCGCGTGGTGTTGGTTTAGGCGTAGAAATACAACAACAAATGACTGCTTTAGAGATTGGTAAGGCTGAGATAGTCGCTGAGTTTAATTCAAATGCAGATCAGCAGATTAGCATTCTCGCTTTTGGTAGTCGCGTTGCCACTTCAGTTGAGGCAGCTGAGCAATTTGCCAATCAACATGGTGTTGGGGTGCGTGTGGTGAACATGCGATTTGTGAAGCCATTGGATGAGCAATTACTGCGAGATTTGGCATCACGTACGCAACTCTTTGTAACAGTGGAAGAGCATGCAGTGATGGCGGGTGCAGGCAGTGCCGTGAATGAGTTTTTGGCACAAGCGAAGATTGTAAAACCAATTTTAAATCTGGGGCTTCCAGATGAGTTCTTACATCAAGCAACACATCAACAAATGCTTGCAGATTGTGGTTTGGATGCCAAAGGGATTTTGCTCGCTATTGAGCAAGCTTGGTTCTAG
- the aroE gene encoding shikimate dehydrogenase, which produces MTKQFAVIGNPIEQSRSPELHHAFAAKTGVDLNYKKLLAPLDGFESAVKAFFNQNGVGMNVTVPFKEQAFALCDQLTERAKIAKAVNTLWMQDGKLHGDNTDGQGLVAAIQALDWNLENSRILILGAGGATRGVIYPLVQAGAKQVVIANRTLTRAEQLVEDLRDAVPNAVLYAVSLEQLTGEFDIVINATSASLTGDALQLPKSLVFHHAYEMAYGKPSSFLDQAQARQIPSSDGFGMLVGQAIESFYIWNGVKPELRDFLGRND; this is translated from the coding sequence ATGACCAAACAATTTGCTGTAATTGGAAATCCAATCGAACAATCTCGCTCACCTGAATTACATCATGCGTTTGCAGCAAAAACAGGCGTTGATTTGAATTATAAAAAACTCCTTGCTCCGCTAGATGGCTTCGAATCTGCAGTCAAAGCGTTCTTTAATCAAAATGGTGTGGGCATGAACGTTACGGTACCATTTAAAGAGCAAGCTTTTGCACTGTGCGATCAACTAACTGAACGTGCCAAGATTGCCAAAGCTGTGAATACGCTTTGGATGCAGGATGGCAAACTTCATGGCGATAACACGGATGGACAAGGCTTGGTTGCAGCGATTCAAGCATTAGACTGGAACCTTGAGAATAGCCGTATTCTCATTTTGGGGGCTGGTGGTGCAACCCGTGGTGTGATTTACCCACTCGTTCAAGCCGGAGCAAAACAAGTCGTTATCGCCAACCGAACTCTAACACGTGCAGAACAATTGGTTGAAGATTTGAGAGATGCGGTACCAAATGCAGTGCTTTATGCTGTCAGCCTAGAACAACTCACTGGCGAATTTGATATCGTGATTAACGCAACATCGGCAAGCTTAACAGGCGATGCGTTACAACTACCCAAAAGCCTTGTGTTCCATCATGCCTATGAAATGGCCTATGGCAAGCCTTCAAGTTTCTTAGATCAAGCCCAAGCCCGCCAAATTCCTTCTAGTGATGGTTTTGGTATGCTGGTTGGTCAAGCGATAGAATCCTTTTATATTTGGAATGGGGTAAAACCTGAGCTAAGAGACTTTTTAGGCCGTAATGACTAA
- a CDS encoding DEAD/DEAH box helicase, translated as MSKTFAEFSLHETLQQALEGLGFTSPTPVQEQAIPAALDGKDLLVSSQTGSGKTAAFLLPTLNALAGQETFVPFKERMKAVTQPSILVLCPTRELAQQVSQDAIAFVRHMKGVRIAAIMGGMPFGKQIQQLKGAQVVVATPGRLLDLVNRRQLKLDKVDALIVDEADRMLDLGFSEDLEAISDLAANRNQTLMFSATFADRIIRLAERMMNDPERIAIETGHTTNTDITQTLHWTDGFEHKKKLLTHWLSDENLDQAVVFASTQEDTDMLAEELAEAGHSVVALHGAMPQTVRNRRLRSIREGRAKILVATDVAARGLDVPTISHVINFGLPMKNEDYVHRIGRTGRAGRTGQAITLATYRERGKIRALEDYLDARLSVSEIEGLEPSPPPARSGRDGGGRGRGGRDGGGRGRGGFGGGRRFEGEGNFKRREGGDDRPRRSFDDKPRGERPSFGGEDRPRREFNSDRPRREFNSDRPRREGGFEDRPRREFNSDRPRREGGFDDRPKRSFGGEDRPRREFNSDRPRREGGFNDKPRFDSNDDNRGNRVDYKPRREGSFGDRPKRDFGDRPQREGGFGDRPKRSFGDDRPKRSFGGDDRPKRKFGNDERPVRGTREEHFGGDRRRKNDF; from the coding sequence ATGAGCAAAACTTTTGCTGAATTTTCTTTGCACGAAACCTTACAACAAGCCCTCGAAGGTTTAGGTTTTACTAGTCCAACTCCTGTGCAAGAACAAGCGATTCCAGCTGCTTTAGATGGAAAAGATTTATTAGTTTCAAGCCAGACTGGTTCTGGTAAAACAGCAGCATTTTTACTCCCTACATTAAACGCTTTAGCGGGTCAGGAAACTTTTGTGCCATTTAAAGAGCGCATGAAAGCAGTGACTCAGCCAAGCATTTTAGTTTTATGCCCTACACGTGAATTAGCTCAACAAGTAAGCCAAGATGCGATTGCATTTGTACGCCACATGAAAGGTGTTCGTATTGCTGCAATTATGGGTGGTATGCCTTTTGGTAAGCAAATTCAACAACTTAAGGGTGCACAAGTGGTTGTTGCGACTCCTGGTCGTTTACTTGATTTAGTCAATCGTCGCCAATTAAAGCTCGATAAAGTTGACGCTTTAATCGTTGATGAAGCTGATCGTATGTTGGATCTTGGTTTCTCTGAAGACTTAGAGGCAATTAGTGATTTAGCTGCAAACCGTAATCAAACATTAATGTTCTCTGCTACATTTGCGGATCGTATTATCCGTCTTGCAGAACGTATGATGAATGATCCTGAGCGTATTGCAATTGAAACAGGTCATACAACTAACACTGATATTACTCAAACCCTTCATTGGACTGACGGTTTTGAGCATAAGAAAAAACTTTTGACTCACTGGTTATCTGACGAAAACTTAGATCAAGCAGTCGTTTTTGCTAGCACTCAAGAAGATACAGACATGCTTGCAGAAGAGTTAGCAGAAGCTGGTCACTCAGTGGTTGCATTACATGGTGCAATGCCACAAACGGTTCGTAACCGTCGTTTACGTAGCATTCGTGAAGGTCGTGCAAAAATCTTAGTTGCTACTGATGTTGCAGCGCGTGGTTTAGATGTACCAACGATTTCTCACGTGATCAACTTCGGTTTACCGATGAAAAATGAAGACTATGTACACCGTATTGGCCGTACTGGTCGTGCAGGTCGTACAGGTCAAGCGATTACACTTGCGACTTATCGTGAGCGTGGCAAAATTCGCGCTTTAGAAGATTATTTAGATGCACGTTTAAGTGTATCTGAAATTGAAGGTTTAGAGCCATCTCCACCTCCTGCACGTTCAGGTCGTGATGGTGGCGGTCGCGGTCGCGGTGGTCGTGATGGTGGCGGCCGTGGTCGCGGTGGTTTTGGTGGTGGTCGTCGCTTTGAAGGTGAAGGTAACTTCAAACGTCGTGAAGGCGGTGATGATCGTCCACGTCGTAGCTTCGATGACAAGCCACGTGGTGAGCGTCCATCTTTTGGTGGCGAAGATCGTCCACGTCGTGAATTCAACTCTGACCGTCCACGTCGCGAGTTCAATTCAGATCGTCCACGCCGTGAAGGCGGTTTTGAAGACCGTCCACGTCGCGAATTTAATTCAGATCGCCCACGTCGTGAAGGTGGTTTTGATGATCGTCCGAAACGTAGTTTTGGTGGTGAAGACCGTCCACGTCGCGAGTTCAATTCTGATCGTCCACGTCGTGAAGGTGGCTTCAACGATAAACCGCGTTTTGACTCAAATGATGACAACCGTGGTAACCGTGTAGATTACAAACCACGTCGTGAAGGTAGCTTCGGCGACCGTCCAAAACGCGATTTTGGTGATCGTCCACAACGTGAAGGCGGTTTCGGTGATCGTCCAAAGCGTAGTTTCGGTGATGACCGTCCAAAACGCAGCTTCGGTGGTGATGATCGTCCAAAGCGTAAGTTTGGTAACGATGAGCGTCCAGTACGTGGCACACGTGAAGAACATTTCGGTGGCGACCGTCGTCGTAAGAACGATTTTTAA
- the mlaE gene encoding lipid asymmetry maintenance ABC transporter permease subunit MlaE, with amino-acid sequence MNTIAWLGRLVIERIKGIGAASLMLLQILFSMPSKGGFQRFIYQMYRVGVMSLLIISVSGLFIGLVLGLQGYSILVNVGSEAMLGTMVSLTLLRELAPVVAALLFAGRAGSALTAEIGSMKQSEQLASMEMIGVDPLKQIVSPRLWAGIVSLPMLTVIFAAIGIVGGKLVGVDFLGVDEGSFWGGMQSSVQFGHDVVNGIIKSIVFALICTWVAVYQGYACDPTPEGIATSMTRTVVYSSLCVLGFDFVLTAVMFGGI; translated from the coding sequence ATGAATACGATTGCCTGGCTAGGTAGACTCGTTATTGAGCGAATAAAGGGGATTGGTGCTGCATCACTGATGCTCCTACAAATTTTATTTTCGATGCCATCAAAAGGTGGTTTTCAGCGTTTTATTTATCAAATGTACCGTGTCGGGGTGATGTCTTTATTGATCATCTCCGTATCGGGTTTATTTATTGGTCTGGTATTGGGTTTACAAGGCTACTCAATTTTGGTCAATGTGGGTAGTGAAGCCATGCTAGGCACTATGGTGTCTTTGACGTTGTTACGTGAACTGGCACCAGTAGTTGCAGCTTTATTATTTGCAGGACGAGCTGGGTCTGCATTAACTGCTGAAATTGGTTCCATGAAGCAAAGTGAACAGCTTGCAAGTATGGAAATGATCGGAGTCGATCCACTGAAACAAATCGTATCTCCACGATTATGGGCAGGTATTGTGAGTTTACCGATGCTAACAGTGATTTTTGCTGCGATCGGTATCGTTGGTGGTAAGTTGGTGGGTGTTGATTTCCTCGGCGTGGATGAGGGTTCATTCTGGGGTGGGATGCAAAGTAGTGTTCAATTTGGACATGATGTGGTCAACGGCATCATTAAAAGTATTGTCTTTGCTCTGATTTGTACATGGGTAGCGGTCTATCAGGGTTATGCCTGTGACCCAACCCCAGAAGGTATTGCGACTTCGATGACGAGAACGGTCGTATATTCTTCGCTTTGTGTATTAGGT
- a CDS encoding histidine phosphatase family protein: MAIFLIRHAESAANINIRSESHASIALSEHGRRQAEQLCSVLPSIQHVIISKYRRTYQTAEPILQKYRITAEIDESIHEFSYLSERKCANTNLDDRKAWVRAYWDRMDFNYCDADDAESFADLYNRVQLFHEKLSYLAQQYLDKNLAVFTHGQFLQLLLTLKYAPQPLSRELMQNFRSDLIHRPIQNTAIFLF, encoded by the coding sequence ATGGCTATATTTTTAATTCGACATGCGGAAAGTGCCGCTAATATTAATATACGGAGCGAGTCACATGCATCGATTGCTTTAAGTGAGCATGGGAGGAGACAGGCTGAACAACTATGTTCTGTTTTGCCTTCGATTCAGCATGTCATTATTTCTAAATATCGAAGAACTTACCAGACAGCAGAACCAATCTTACAAAAATACAGAATCACTGCAGAGATAGATGAGAGCATTCATGAGTTTAGCTATCTTTCTGAACGCAAGTGTGCAAATACCAATTTAGATGATCGAAAAGCGTGGGTAAGAGCTTATTGGGATAGGATGGACTTTAATTATTGTGATGCTGATGATGCTGAATCTTTTGCTGATTTATATAATCGGGTGCAGCTTTTCCATGAAAAATTAAGCTATTTGGCACAGCAATATCTAGATAAGAATCTAGCTGTATTTACGCATGGACAATTTTTACAATTATTGCTCACACTAAAGTATGCACCACAGCCTTTAAGCCGTGAGCTGATGCAAAATTTTAGATCGGATTTAATTCACCGACCAATTCAAAATACAGCCATTTTTTTATTTTAA
- the ribA gene encoding GTP cyclohydrolase II — MPIEFIATSKLPTAFGDFNISVFQDPETGEEHVALSKGLEAAPNQPVLVRIHSECLTGDAFASLKCDCGPQLQATQRLINEAGQGVILYLRQEGRGIGLTNKIRAYALQDQGHDTVDANLLLNLPADARRYDMCSIMLDHLQVKEVKLLTNNPLKLKALTDLGINVVERVPLTVGRNPFNEHYLKTKRERMDHLYKKDDF; from the coding sequence GTGCCAATTGAATTTATTGCTACATCAAAGCTACCAACTGCTTTTGGTGACTTCAATATTTCCGTGTTCCAAGACCCAGAAACAGGCGAAGAGCATGTGGCGCTTTCTAAAGGTTTAGAAGCTGCTCCAAATCAACCAGTACTGGTACGTATTCATTCTGAATGCTTGACAGGTGATGCTTTTGCTTCATTAAAATGTGATTGTGGGCCTCAGCTACAAGCCACACAACGCCTAATTAATGAAGCTGGACAAGGTGTGATTTTATATCTACGCCAAGAAGGTCGTGGGATTGGCTTGACCAATAAAATTCGTGCCTACGCTTTGCAAGATCAAGGTCATGATACCGTTGATGCAAACTTATTGTTAAACCTGCCTGCGGATGCGCGTCGTTACGATATGTGCAGCATCATGCTCGATCATCTGCAAGTGAAAGAAGTAAAATTGCTGACGAATAACCCACTCAAGCTAAAAGCACTCACTGATCTTGGAATTAATGTGGTCGAGCGCGTTCCGCTCACTGTAGGTCGTAATCCGTTCAATGAACATTATTTAAAAACCAAACGTGAGCGCATGGATCATCTTTATAAAAAAGATGACTTCTAA